The window CAAGTACACCATTAAGACTCAAATGACCTGAGACGAAGCAGAAAACGATGTAAACCAAGCAGCATTCAGCCAAAATTTTTCCTGGTCTTCATAGAGGTGTGGGGCTTAGCCACCGTCTCCTGTCCCTCAAATTCCCTGAAGATCTTTCATCTCCTAGGCTGAGAGCACACAGTGGGAAGGGAGCCTGGGAACCGTCCGTGCCTCCCAGGGCACCTGGGCACTTGCCTAGGTATGTCTGGCCAGCATCACCCTTCCAAGGGCAACCTGCAATACTGGGAGAAGAAACTAGCCTGTGTCTGAAGGGGTGTCTTGTGAGCTGGCTGCCTGTAGCCTTTTTGTAGCCTCTGCAGATGACTCCTTGCCAGATcatttatgtttctgttttgctggggCTAGGCTGGTTTACATCAGCTGCTGGTTTGTCCTGTTGTTTCCAGTCACTGCGTGTGGGCTGCGTATCTTGTCCCGTTCCCACTTCCGCCTACGGTGGCTGGCCTTCAGAGCTGTAAACAAGACTTCTATAGCAGAGAGAAACATTGCTTAACCCGCCAGTGAAATGTACCCCTCTCTCAGGTGAAACGTGGCACATATGCAGGGCAACGATACGCAAGAATTTATGATGACCGGTAGGCAAAGGGAGTTATTATGGGGGAGCGTAGGCAGCCAAAACACAAATGCAGAGAATGGCATTGAGCCAGCGTGGTGGTGCTGACGCTCTTACGCTCCTGAGAAGCGCTACCAGCAATCAGAGCCTTGAAGGCTTGTCCACTCGGCAATATCATGCTGGTATGGATTAAACAGCACACTGGAACCAAAAAGCAAGGGGCGTATTCCCAGCTATTGGTTTCTAATACTTTAGTTTGGGTTCCCAGGCTGGGAGAGGTCTGCAATCACATAGCAGAAGGACTGATTAAGTGGCAGCTTGGAAGTGGGGGCACAGAATGCACATCTTACCAAATCACTGAAACGTAGCAGGGTTTCCAAAGTGCTCAACTTCGAGGCATAGTGAGGCAAAAAACCTTCAGGGATGGTTCCAGGAAGCTGCTCTCCCAAGTTAGTGccaagcaagaagaaaaagccatttaaaaaaaagccttactTATTTAATGAAGTAAGGGATATGCATGGGCAGTCACACACTGAAGAGTATTACCAACAGGAGAGCAGCACTAGAGCCTCCCCAGGTAAAAAGCATTGGAATTTAGACAGGTGACTATGACAGCTCATCTTTAATCGGGTTacagtttcattttccttctcttctgtgaAACTCCCAGCCTCTCCACAACAAGCATGACGTTCTTATGACTTCCCAGGCAAGAAGTCTTAAGAACACAAAAGTCTACCACAATTTTAAGTGTACCAATATGTCTTCTGGTTCTGGAGGTCAAAAAAccctgagtgtgtgtgtgtttttaatacAGAGGCTCTGAAGCAAGGAAAACCCGAATGTTAAGAGGGATTTGGAGTCAAAACACTACCAAAAATgtataaaagtttattttatgaaTATGTTAGACTATTGTGCGCAgcacatacatataaaaatagaagcaaTTTCACAAACAATTGATTGGACAGTTTTGTGTTTCTTGCAAATTTACAGTCTCAATCGTGAGTCCATATTGAGTCAGAATATGAGGtatattttagtgaaaaaaaaaagtgagaactTTGGCACCATTTTActgtgcaaaataaaatcttggAATTGAAATAGTTAGTGAGGTATACAAAAATACTCTGCTTTTccactgtgtgtgtgtctgcatttctgcatgtttgGGGAAAATTCAATTATTTAAGAGCATGATTTAATTCTAGTCAAGACTGTTTTCTAACAGAGGTGGATTAGGTCTTAAATTATTATGGGATTTGCCTATGGAAGAAGAAACCTTGAAAATAGGTTCAACTCCACAGGAGAATCTCATGTGCAAAATATGGGCAAGATAGGCTGGCGTGAGGCACTCACAGCAATGCTATCAGAGCTCGTAGCCCATTTCATGACTCCACGTTAACGCACACTGAGATGGGATATACTCTGAAAGGGACCACCACAAGAACTGTCAATAAGTTCCTAATTTGGCCCTGATTTGGGAAGCTACTTTACTTTCATGAGTTTTCTTTGCGTAGTCACATATCCATGGAACTATTCTTTCGAAGAAAGTTTTGCTTGCAAGTTTGCCAGACTATGCCCATATTCTCTCCATAGTCTCCATATCGTGTACCTTCAGTTTacaaatggtttgggtttggttttttttttttcctctgtgccagCTCAACAAATTTATCCTGAGGTGTGTCAAATGAGTGACAGTCTTCCTAAATCCTTCTTCTCCCATGCAGATGATAATGgcttgaggaggaggaggtggaatTTAGGTAATCAAGCATGGGCAGAACAGGATCAGGCCATTTCCCAGGCAAGTGGTGTAACTTCTTGGACACTGTCACAGTGCATTCTGCTACTGTGAGCTGCCCCTAGACTGCTTGCACATCTGCAGCAATGTGTCAATGTGTGCCTCGACTCCTCTCTTGAACGTAGCCATGCATTCGCTTAAGAAGTACGTCTGTCGAAGTATCATATCCAACTAGTCTAACACTCCACAAGGCATCAGTACTGCGCTATTTGTGCTGGAGGGGTTTCCTGCCACAGGCATCACTCCTGACAATGGCATCCTTCATCGTCGCTTCTGACAATGATGTGATTCACTCTCATATTCGTCAGGATTCCTGACACTGGgagaccttttttttatttcactgttgaCTTCTCTGATTGGCATTGATATGTAATAAGGAAAAAGCAGTAGTGTAAAGAGTAACTCAGCAGAGTGACTAGTGGGGCTTTCCAAATGCCCACCAAAACTGCATCTGCAAGGGTCTGCAGTTTTTAAGAACAAGCTCAGCCCAGCAGGCTGCATCCAAACAGTCATCTTGTGACCTGGTCTACAGTTTGTTCTCACTGTTGACCAGTGTGTGCAAAATGGAGTCAGTGAGTCTGATTCTCACCTTTTATGCCAGCTATCCCATTATTTATCAGTACTGGCAACAATAAATTACTCTAGACTGCATTGATTTAAGAGTGAACAGACTTCATCCTATCCTAAGGACTTTGGTTTAAGCTGTAATCAGAAATGAACTTGTGTGTCAGCATTCAAACTATTATTTCTTCTATGTCTGTGTACTCTTCCATATTTCTTCAAACTTCATTTCAAAGACAATTAGGAATATAACACAGGGATACAGGTTGCCGGCTAATGTATTTCAGCACAGCAGTACTCTTCCTGTCTGTACCTCTAGGGACTCTAGGTGGATATAACTGTCTGATATTCTCCAAACTTTTCTCTTACCCACTCTCCCCACTCAAAACaacctgctttttctctttaaatgcacatttttccaaagcaaactgCTGCACACATTGTGGATGAACAAAGTGTGCCAACTTGGCTTCTCTCTACAtactgcaaaaccagaaaatgaagAGTAACTCCTTTCCTTTGCCATATCCAAAGCATCCCGTTCATGTACTGTAAGCAGTAttccattcttttttctcttcatttacaCTGTGGTCACCACTTACATTTgagcaaaataaattcaagtaTAAGTCACACAAAAGTAGCTGGAAAACTGTATCGTGTTCACAAAACAATTGTCTTGAcaatttttcagaaagcatgGCTGTAGATACATCCTTGTAGGTGTGCTCTTTGGGCCAAATCTTCTGCAGCTATAAACTGACAGTCTTACCAGGCTGGTTTACTCCAACTGAGGATCTGGCCCTCACAGTGTTTTTCATGCATGTCAAAAGGCTTAAATTCATCATGAATAGACACCCCCTGCAAATAGAATGGCATGTCAAGGCTGGACATAGCCATATTTTGTCTGGACGTGGGAGATTATCTTGCACTCAGATGttcacttctgcagcagcatggTCCATCTATGCTGAAAATGCTCATGCTCGGACATTGCATTGAATCTAGTTTCAAATTTAAGAGCATGCCATCAATGCAGGAATCCCAAGGCTTCTGGTAACTGACATTTATAGTGACTATTGACTTAGGGCCTCTTAAAATACTCTTTCAAAGGCACAGAGAATGTAGCTTCATTGGTGATCTGAAAAAAGGTTGTGAAAATAGTAAGGCAAGGTTATGCGCTATTTGTATGGCTTCTAGGAGAGCTTTGGAGAGTATTTCATAAAGCTTGCTGTGTTGTCTTTGAAACCGATGCTTTGCAAGTGACAGAAATTGGAATTATGGCACAAATTCCTCTGcctcagcagaggaaggcaTGCTTGTATAAACTTCTTCCTCAGTGAGGTATGATAGAGAAGAACCAAATATGCTTAAAGCAGTAAATAGAAGATAAttcaaaacagagaaattttctaaaataaacctTTGCTGGAAGACTTTATGAATTtcatacattttataaaatgcatCCTGCAGACTGGTTCTAGTTCTTAGAGATTAACAAGGTTAAGCCTAAATGAAATACAGTgcctttaaatatttctgttctttcacgTCTGTACATGTAATTACATAGACACACTCACATATCCCatgtctatatatatacatgtgtatcTATATTAAAGATGTACACATCTATATTTGAGGTGGGTCTACACTAAACTCACAACATGCCAAAGGGTTGGCATTTAAAATCCTCAGctccaaatatattttgcatttgggAGCCATCTCTGATTTATCCCATGGCCCCTTCTATGGGACATTGATTGTAGGTCTTCATTTTGCCAACGGGTCCATGTGAGGAGGCCCTTGAGAATCCCTTCAGAGACAGAGAGGCTCTGGGGGTAGACAGTTTGCTTGTGTGGAAATGGTTGTGGAGTTGGCACCCTAGCGATGAAAACAGATTGAGGACTTTACGAGACGGGACACAGTGTGTAGAAGGGGAGGTGCGGGCAGATATTCAGATGGAGTGAACTGCTTGAAGCTCTGGTGAAGCAAAGTCATCCGATGATTTGGCCCATGATATGTAAACAGCTCACTATGAAAGGTTATTATCTGAggtaattaatattaattagtAAATAACCTATGATTGATTAGATGATTATCCACAGCCATTCTATGTCTTCCAAATACACTCCAgcttgcatttttctctgttcagcACCAAAGGAGGCACACAGCCATGTAAAATTTGTTCAGAgtagaagagaagcagcatagTATTACATATGCTGTGTGATGAATCtagtacaaatatttttatccaaatatacacatacatatatagatttttttttttcagtgaacagTATAAATACTTTACCTGGGAGATTATTCCCCTgtgcaaaatgaaacagtttctCCTGGGATGTAATCTTCTGCTTTGCTCATGTTCATATTCTCGGTAAAAAGTGGGTCACTGTCATAGCAGGAGAAACCTTGTTTCCTCTCTTCACTCTCCCATGTTTGCTGAGTGCTATGTAAGCACCACGGTAAGCATTTGATTCGTATGCATTGTAGTTATTGGGCAGCaagatttctttaaatttgCACTCATCTTGGAAAACAGCCTAAAAAAtaggaaggggtggggggaagaacaAAGCAGGTACAATAAATATTTCGCAAAGACCCAAGTCCTTTTTCTTACTAGTGGTTTTACAGAAGAACTTGTTGCAGTCTGGAACAGGTGGTGCCGGGGTGACTGCATCCAACAATAAATCTCCCTCTTCAGTGCTAATTTGGTGTCAGATGAACTCAGATGCCACCTGTCCAGATAATGGACTGTGTACTTCCTGTGACAGATCGAGTTAATTCATCATAAATCAcggatttcttcattttatttgcaaGCAATCATTTCTGTCAGCATCGTGCCCTTTAGCCCGAATGATGTAGCTTTATTTCACAACTCTCCTCTGCAAGAGGTCCTGTAATTTATAAAAGAATGGTATGCTGGCTCACCAAACCATCAGTTCTCTTACAAAGAGCAATGTCCAGGGAGAACTATTTGCTTGAATAAGGCATTTGAATTTTGAATAAGACCTCAGATCAGCagtaaatctcttttttttaaatcgttagtgatattttatttaactgataGTGAGATGTAcagcaggaaaacagttttatatttctttttgtcacATCGCATAAGTCCAATGAGAGGGAGTTATGAAGGAGAGGAGGtgcaaggaaaagcaggacACAAACACAGACCACGGAGAAAGTTAAAAGAGATAGCAGAATAATTCCCTGACATCAAATGTCTGGCACATGAGACACCATCAGTGCTGTTCTATTCGGACATCTTTGTAATAACACCATTCAAAGTTTGTGAGAGTTTAACCTAGGACATTGCATTGTGCAAAGGAAAAGGCACATTTCTTACAGCTTTTacaaatgtctttgaaaataagaaagactGGATtgaactgggggaaaaaaaaataatcaaagggAGCTCTGAAGCCAGAACCTGCATTTCTTTAGAAAGACCTAGTCAAGCAAAGCAGTTGGGCTTGTGGCACTTTTTAGGTGATTGATATCAGACATGAACCTTAAAATGTCCTATTCGTTACCTGCGTGAGAAGGAGTCTGTCAGGTTAGTAATGGCTATGGGTCCTTCACAATATTTGGTATTTTATTAAGCAACTGAAATGATTTGTTGAAATTAGAGCTGTTTCAAAGGAAATGACTTCGTTGTTTCTTGACAAAAAAAGATGAACGCAATCAGTGCCATTCATTGCTTTGAGATGGGCTGCTTTTGCCTATTGCCCAGAGCCAGCCTCTTTCAAACGGGCTTCCTAACAAGCGCCTTTTCTGCTGTCAAGCCTGGAGATGCCTTGCTCAGGCCTCAGACATTAAATCGCATTTAGACAGTGTAGCTAGCACTTTCTAGATGAGGATGATGGTGATGGTGTTTCAGTATGACTTGCATACCACTGTTAATAACTATTATTGTTTTCTCACCCTTTGGGACTGATCTCACAAAAGCAGTCCTTAAAATAACTCCAGGGACATATGTTGACTTTGTAGGGTAGACTTCCTATTTATTCTTCGTGGTGGGGTTGTTTTTGGTAGGGTGAGGCATGTGGTCATGATTTTACTAACAGCAGCTAGCATAGATAGCTCTAATTGTACCTCTCCTGCACACACCTGTacgcacacacatacatgtgcaatcacatacacacactcatggacacacacacacacacacactttaccTCCGAGGGGTTTTGCAGAACGCACCCTTTTGTTCTACATACCATGCAATGCAAAATGGAAACAGCAGGGTTCGGTCTTACCAGAATGTGTTTGCAGTGCTGAGCCCTTAGAAGAAGCCATCTAATTAATCCGTAGTATTTGCAGAATACATTCATTTTCCCTCTACAGTATTATtggaaagctttaaaataacagaCCTCTAACAGCCATGCTGCTTATTGCACTAAATAACACTGATGACAAGGGGCTGGGCAAGCTCCCTGTAATTGGAAGGCTATTTTCTCTGCTTGTAATCAGAgatttccaggaggaaaaaaaaaaaaaaaaccacccaaaagcaaaacacaaaacttttgCAGCCTTTGTTTAAGCCTTGAAAAACTATTTGCACTTGTACTCACCGTTCCATATAGCTTCCCCTTGTTGTTCATTGCAATGAAGAGAGCACTTTTCACACCAAACAGGCTAACAACACCTCTCTCTACAGTGGATATTTCAAAGAGACCTAAAAAATAAGGTCAATTGAAGTATTATCACAGAATTTATAGCTAATCAAAGACAATTCAGATAcaattgaattattttaaagtccTAATGAACTtgtcatattttctttattagaaTTATCTCTCCAGTCCAGCATAATAAAAGCACACAGAGAAGATCTTGTTTTTTCCTACATGCcataggattttaaaataattattctggAATTGCAGTCACATGCTGTACAATCCTTTGCTCTAGCAAACTCTTTTGATCTATCAAACTCTGTTGGGCTTTCTAATATGTAAATTAGTTTTATATAATATGCTGTAATTACAAAGTGGTTTTTACTGAGCTTTAGAGAAGTGTGGCTTGCATTTTGAAGTCCCTCATGATACCTTAGTGGCAAAAGATTTTAGCAACTGCCCTCTACAGGAAATTCAAATCCGTAGGGctaatgcttttcttttaatcccACAGTTACAGAACAGCAGCCATAAGAACAAGCAAACCAGGATCAGCAAGCCTCTTCGATGACCGAGTGTCAGCTGGGATTCAAAAACCATGCTTTGGCACTCTGAGCTCAGCAACAACCTCCCGAACTCAAAAGGCAAATGAGAAGGTGAGGAGTGAGCAAATGCAGCAGTGAGACAGTTTTCAACCTGGTTTGTCTTTTCTCATCCGTGCagtaaagcagaataaaaataaattgtatctAAATTTGTTTAAGCATTTGTGACATGTTTCAGCCTGGAAGGTTCTAATGTTTATTGACCGCAGAGACTcttaaaaggcaacagatgtAGCACAGATTAATAATATCAAGTAATAACATTTGCATTCTATGAAGGGTAATTACTAGAGTTCACAGCAATTAAGTGACATCTATTTCATTTCTGGATGCAACTCACTGTATTGGTTTTCATTGTGAACTCCGCTTATCCTTCCGTCTGGGAGGATTTGAAGGTGAAACCCGATGCCCACGTTGCAGTAAAGCCTCCGCTGCCTCTTGATTCCTAGCAAATAGTCACTCTCCCAGTTCACATCTGACTTCTCCCCTGACATCCCAGCAATGGACCTGGACAACAGAGATTGCCATCCTCTTTCCAGCAATGTGCCATTACTTCTGCTTACAACTGGATGTGTTGAAGCAATCCCAGCTAAAAAACCCAGGAGAATGAAAGCAGGCAACGTCCGGTGAATGCTGGCTTCGCAGGACATAGTGATGAGAAGTCTTTGTGCAGTGGCCATCCGGTTCACCTCCTGGGCACGTGGTCAGAATTAATGGCCCTAAAAATACCGCCcttcttgtttttctcccttcagcATGGTGGCAGAGGCttatttttggaaagcaaacagaGATTGCTGACATGAAACTAAAGCCCGATAGCAGTTGGGTTGGAAGCAGAGACAGGCCGGCAGGACTCAAACTGGTGGGGACCATGTTTTGTAGATCCTGCTCTCCCAAGGGCAGCCTCAGTTATATTTGATTGACCCATCTTTATAGCGCAGAGGCTGTCCCTCCCCACATCATCACTCTGACATCAACGGCTTGCCAAAGGTAAGCCTGCCACAGCTGTAACACTAACCTGCCGTCCTCCCAGGCTGGCCGAGGTCTGATGAATGCTGTCACCCAAGACCGGAGGCAGGAGTGGGGTTTCATTGGCTGTTGAAAGCAAAGGAGTCAAATTGGTCGGGCACTCGGAGGACTCACAGGCGGCTTCCTTATTTAGAGAAGAAGGTGTAAAAACAGTTATGGACCTCATCAGCCAGCAATGAAAACTTTGCGGTCACTTCCTTGGTGGCACGATCACCGGGTGTACGTCAGGGCAGCTCAGTATTTGGGGAGAATTGGCTTGAAGCAgccatttctctttttgtacCTACCCAACAAATCCAAGGTACCTCTTACTTACAGCGGCCCGGGCGCTAATGGCTTGTCTGTACCTCCAAAAGGAGTGCTGCTGGCGGGTTAACACAGAGGTGAGCCATGCTGAAGGGAGAGGAAGCCCCGGGGCTTGTTGCTACTGTTTTTGTGCAAGCccatttctgctgcttgcagcagcagcagcaattctgCTGAGCAGGGCGCGCAGGCTGCAGCACTGATCTTGCAGTTACACATAGCTGGGGACGTTGATACGTTCTTAAGTGTCGTGTTTTCCACTGAGGTGATCACATTTATTCGGGGAGGGTGTGTGCCTCCCACTGTGATCCGTGGGATCCGTGCTGGTTTAGGGTTCTGGTCTTTTGAATACTCTTGCAGGGGTATTTGTATTTGCAAGACAAAGGCTTAGGTAATGCGTTAAAGAACAGGGAAAAGGGAAACGGCCACACCTCCCTACTGTGTCACTGTCTCTTTTCCTCAAGCCCAAAtgctctctctcttttttttttttttttttaaatagtgtatGAGCACCttacttttcctctccttccattTGCTCAGACTGTCTTACTTGTTTCCCCTCATTTTGCACTGATGCTGTTTCAGCTTCTTTGGAGCCAGACAGATTAGACTTTTATCTTAATTAGTTTCACAGGAATTATTAACACATTAGTGGGAGGAAAATGGCTGAGATTTATGCAAGTATCTTTTTATCTTTGCCAATATGTCTGGCAGCCTTTCACAGCACAGAACTTGCGTCGTCTATGTCATTTGAGATGTCTGCAAATTAATAAGGAGAGTACCTGGAAGCGTAATTGAACTGAGCACACCAGGCATGACGTACAGTTTCACATTAACAGGGGTGTAACATGAGGCCTCAGATACTGCAGCCACTCAAGCAAGAGCACCGTGAGCGAAGGGGAGATGATGGCAGCCCGGAGGCAGGTGAGCAGTGAGATTCAGTGACGTATGGAACACTGATTATTCTCGAGAGAGGCTCAGCTATAAAAAGATTGGGAATCACTGGACTAGACCCTGGTTTGTGCCAGGTGACATTTCAAAGGTTCTCTGCCTTTGCTGAAGCAGCACTTGGGTTATCTTCTGCCTTTTGCTTGCAAAGAAAATCTTCAGACccttttctctgctgccttctaCTTAATATCATGATTTTTCAGCTACGCAaagtgcatatatatatttttagcaaGGAATAATACTAGTATTTTACAGCCCATCAGGATAACTGCAGTGTCTTTATGAGAGGCCATCATTGGGGGGGGAACAAAGCAGAGTGACTGTTATAGGGATGGAGAAATGATTTCCTAGGTTGTCTTTTGCTACAGTCTGAAGACTTGCCCATTCCCAATGCATGTGACTCCTAGAAACATTGCCTAATCTCAGAGGCATCACTATCTGTAGAATGTTCTTAATAGtatgtaatattttctttccaattgatttattttgccCCTAGAGAATGTTTCAAgtgtaatttttcagtgtgcTCATGATCAGTGTCCTAGGAGAGAAATCAGAATACAGCCGCTAATCAGAAGGCAAAACAGCATTTGGTGGTTTCATGGGTTGAGGGAGGAGGGTGCAGAATTGGCTTTCCATCACTGGCTTTTGATcatcttttcatctttgtgTCTTGTTTGTCAGGTTTCTCGTAGCAAAGCCAATGCATGGGCTAAAAGAGCTTCTCTAGCTTGTGCTGGCACATCTGCCACTGCAGATTCCCAACAAGCTATTCTGATGGCCCAAGTCAAAGGAGCACTTTATGGAACGCACTCTATCACATCCTGGTACCCTCTCTCCTAGAATGAATACTAGATGATAGtacaaaataaatgagagaaaTTCTGCCAAGTCTATGGGACACAATGCTTTGGCTTTTAGTCAGCCCAGCTGGAAAGTGACTGCTGAGAGCTGTGGTGGCCAGGGTAGCTAGAGAGAGGGGACAGCCTCCCACCTGCAGTTTCTTGCTGAGCAAGTAGAGCTGACAGCATACTGTATGGAAAGGGTGGCCATCTTGCTTGGTTGCTTGCAAAAATTAGGAATTTTGCTTgatctggaaaacaaatagcTAAAAATTGTGATTTCACTGGGGCATCTGGCCCTCATAAGACAGAGAGTCTTGATGTCTGGCCTAAGACAAAATAACGTGCAGCTGAGAGATGAAGTGTATACTGTAGCCTTGTACTGCTCTGCAAGTCTGCATCAGAGTTTAAATGAGTCTTGAACCATCCTGATCTGTGGCCAGCTCTGAAGATAAACTGCCGTGTGAGTTCTGGAGCTTCTGATTCAATTAACCGAGCCTTGTCTCCTCCAAAAGATGTCTCATTCTGGTTAAACTTGTCCTCTTGGCCCATGAAGTAAATGTCTCTGAAAACATACTGTAACCTTTTGATTTTCAGATGGAATGTTTTCCTGGCTTCATGTGCCTCGTGAAATTTGGAAGGCATCAAGAGAGACACCAATAGcatttgcattaaaattaatCCTGTGAACTCCAAAATGGTAAAAATTTACTTCAGCAATCAACCTCTGCTGACTCAAAATCTTAAGACCCAGGATGACAGTGCTTACCACCTAATTAGAGTAACAAGTTTTCATTGTCAGTATTTTAgtacaatattaaaataaccCCCCTTTGGAACACAGCAGTACGGATCCACTTTCAGATAGTCTAGGAAAAAACATGCAGCTGAGCAGTAATGTGATATGGATGCAGAGCACGTCTTTCAAAAATGCATGATGACTTAGGTTCCTAAGTTCCATTTTCAAACCGATTAAAACACTCTCCCTATTTTAAGACCTGGAAAGAGCAGTCCCTCATTCAAATGTGGGAGGACAGACTAAAATTGTTCATCTTGCCTGTGTGAAGGCCCAGGCTGGTGGTGGaacagaggagaagggagattTCCAGGGGACAAA of the Grus americana isolate bGruAme1 chromosome 1, bGruAme1.mat, whole genome shotgun sequence genome contains:
- the FGF6 gene encoding fibroblast growth factor 6, translated to MATAQRLLITMSCEASIHRTLPAFILLGFLAGIASTHPVVSRSNGTLLERGWQSLLSRSIAGMSGEKSDVNWESDYLLGIKRQRRLYCNVGIGFHLQILPDGRISGVHNENQYSLFEISTVERGVVSLFGVKSALFIAMNNKGKLYGTAVFQDECKFKEILLPNNYNAYESNAYRGAYIALSKHGRVKRGNKVSPAMTVTHFLPRI